From one Cyanobacterium stanieri PCC 7202 genomic stretch:
- a CDS encoding type 4 prepilin peptidase 1 (PFAM: Bacterial Peptidase A24 N-terminal domain; Type IV leader peptidase family~COGs: COG1989 Type II secretory pathway prepilin signal peptidase PulO and related peptidase~InterPro IPR010627:IPR000045:IPR014032~KEGG: cyt:cce_3163 type 4 prepilin peptidase~PFAM: peptidase A24A domain protein; peptidase A24A prepilin type IV~PRIAM: Prepilin peptidase~SPTR: Similar to Q4C2H8_CROWT Prepilin peptidase), with translation MPIAPYLVNLIVFVLGACIGSFLNVVIYRLPAKISLIHPPSRCPHCLHPLGVTENVPVLGWLWLGGKCRWCKTPISFRYPLIEAFTGLLFVLVFLQFGISWQTLGYFIFVSWLIVLALIDFDTLTLPNVLTQTGLVVGLCFQTALGLMNGGVAEASLSLFVAILSAVVGIWLFDAILIIGTFAFGKPAMGGGDPKLVAMIGVWLGWQNVLITGFLACLVGALVGISAIALGSLKKGQPMPFGPFLVVGAMIALFYGDTLLSAYLNYMFY, from the coding sequence ATGCCGATCGCCCCTTATCTGGTAAATTTAATCGTGTTCGTGTTAGGTGCTTGTATTGGTAGTTTTTTAAATGTGGTCATTTATCGACTACCTGCCAAAATATCCCTAATTCATCCCCCCTCCCGTTGTCCCCATTGTTTACATCCCCTCGGAGTAACGGAAAATGTGCCTGTATTGGGTTGGTTGTGGTTGGGGGGGAAATGTCGTTGGTGCAAAACTCCCATTTCTTTCCGCTATCCTTTGATAGAGGCATTTACAGGTTTATTATTTGTTCTCGTCTTTTTACAATTTGGTATTTCTTGGCAAACTCTGGGTTATTTTATTTTTGTCAGTTGGTTAATTGTTCTCGCCTTGATTGATTTTGACACTTTAACTTTACCCAATGTTTTAACTCAAACAGGTTTGGTAGTGGGTTTATGTTTCCAAACGGCTTTGGGTTTAATGAATGGAGGAGTGGCAGAAGCTAGTTTGTCTTTATTTGTGGCAATTTTAAGTGCCGTGGTGGGTATTTGGTTATTTGATGCCATTTTAATCATCGGTACTTTTGCTTTTGGAAAACCTGCCATGGGAGGAGGAGATCCTAAATTGGTGGCAATGATTGGGGTATGGTTGGGGTGGCAAAATGTCCTGATTACGGGTTTTTTGGCTTGTTTGGTGGGTGCTTTGGTGGGGATAAGTGCGATCGCCCTAGGAAGTTTAAAAAAAGGTCAACCAATGCCCTTTGGCCCTTTTTTGGTAGTTGGTGCGATGATTGCCTTATTTTATGGTGATACCTTACTTTCTGCCTATCTTAATTATATGTTTTATTAA
- a CDS encoding histidine kinase (PFAM: His Kinase A (phosphoacceptor) domain~COGs: COG0642 Signal transduction histidine kinase~InterPro IPR003661:IPR005467~KEGG: cyc:PCC7424_5096 histidine kinase~PFAM: histidine kinase A domain protein~SMART: histidine kinase A domain protein~SPTR: Sensor protein), which translates to MIVSDPLSLKLTNLFPSNGSFNAQFVDVPREKTELKAQQEWDSAIASIQQLLRLTIAPQPPKTTQGVVISSPTPAITHTELLNNLEIAVFSPSLEGKMILPACEKNTVVTQQLFSPINIPLQQQDSLNNEDFCLILTNEFSCLFVKGTNLQGQSLFNFSFDPNLIHQAWVLLRKKLVINYQYQEKYLQELINKFSPKIPDYKIVSQFSQSLMENLRLIDLKSSEAITKKEPKQRRQSISLKKTPLPPYPEIELLQALTHEIRTPLTSIKTLTKLLQKKAKSSPDLAKYIEMIEQECTEQINRMDLIFRVAELEATPHKQKEVNLVPICLEQILNQTIPIWKRQAQRRNIVLDFIVPQKLPQVVSDPVILTQMLGGLMEKFTRNIPSGGHFQVLVLPSGDQLKLQFLSESNLNSNQVKCLGKLLLFQPETGSLSLNPDVTKHIFNVLGGKLIIKQKQDKGEVLTVFLPLGKQKQLTMEK; encoded by the coding sequence ATGATTGTATCTGATCCCCTATCTCTTAAGTTAACCAACCTTTTTCCTTCTAATGGTTCTTTTAATGCTCAGTTTGTGGATGTTCCCCGTGAAAAAACTGAACTAAAAGCACAGCAAGAGTGGGATAGTGCGATCGCATCTATACAACAATTATTACGCCTAACCATCGCCCCTCAACCCCCGAAAACCACACAAGGGGTAGTAATTTCATCACCCACTCCTGCTATTACCCACACCGAGTTATTAAACAATTTAGAAATAGCAGTTTTTTCTCCCTCCCTAGAAGGAAAAATGATTCTCCCCGCCTGTGAAAAAAATACCGTCGTCACACAGCAACTTTTTTCCCCCATCAACATCCCTCTCCAACAACAAGACTCTCTCAATAACGAAGATTTTTGTCTTATTCTAACCAACGAATTTAGTTGTTTATTTGTCAAAGGAACTAACCTGCAAGGACAAAGTCTTTTTAACTTTTCCTTTGACCCAAATTTAATTCATCAAGCATGGGTATTACTCAGAAAAAAATTAGTTATTAACTATCAATATCAAGAAAAATATTTACAAGAATTAATTAACAAATTCTCTCCTAAAATACCAGACTACAAAATTGTTAGTCAATTTAGTCAATCCCTGATGGAAAATTTACGATTAATAGATCTAAAATCTTCCGAAGCAATTACCAAAAAAGAACCAAAACAACGTCGCCAAAGTATTTCTCTCAAGAAAACCCCCCTACCTCCTTACCCAGAAATTGAACTATTACAAGCCCTAACCCATGAAATTAGAACACCTCTAACCTCTATAAAAACCCTAACCAAATTATTACAAAAAAAAGCCAAATCATCCCCCGATTTAGCTAAATATATCGAAATGATCGAACAAGAATGCACCGAACAAATTAACCGTATGGACTTAATTTTTCGGGTAGCAGAATTAGAAGCAACACCCCATAAACAAAAAGAAGTTAATCTTGTTCCCATCTGCCTAGAACAAATTTTGAATCAGACTATTCCTATCTGGAAAAGACAAGCTCAAAGACGGAATATTGTCCTTGATTTTATCGTACCCCAAAAATTACCTCAAGTAGTGAGCGATCCTGTAATTCTCACTCAAATGTTGGGAGGATTAATGGAAAAATTTACCCGTAATATTCCTAGCGGTGGACATTTTCAGGTGTTAGTTTTACCCTCTGGAGATCAACTAAAATTACAATTTTTATCTGAGTCAAATTTAAATAGTAATCAGGTAAAATGTTTAGGAAAATTACTTTTATTTCAACCAGAAACGGGTAGTTTATCTCTTAATCCTGATGTTACTAAGCATATTTTTAACGTTTTGGGGGGTAAATTAATCATTAAACAAAAACAGGATAAAGGTGAAGTTTTAACCGTATTTCTTCCTCTCGGAAAACAAAAACAATTGACGATGGAGAAATAA
- a CDS encoding RNA polymerase, sigma subunit, RpsC/SigC (PFAM: Sigma-70, region 4; Sigma-70 region 3; Sigma-70 region 2; Sigma-70 factor, region 1.2~TIGRFAM: RNA polymerase sigma factor, sigma-70 family; RNA polymerase sigma factor, cyanobacterial RpoD-like family~COGs: COG0568 DNA-directed RNA polymerase sigma subunit (sigma70/sigma32)~InterProIPR000943:IPR009042:IPR007627:IPR007624:IPR 007630:IPR017848:IPR014284~KEGG: cyt:cce_1873 group 2 sigma-70 RNA polymerase sigma factor C~PFAM: sigma-70 region 3 domain protein; sigma-70 region 2 domain protein; sigma-70 region 1.2; sigma-70 region 4 domain protein~SPTR: RNA polymerase sigma factor;~TIGRFAM: RNA polymerase sigma factor; RNA polymerase sigma factor, sigma-70 family) → MQELPSASSSSSGEFPTVTFSEKTQSANRPPNSRDSVRLYLRDIGRIPLLTKEQEIDLARKVRASKKLIDLRDKHGEEEKIAEYIKVFEVYESLSKKLSRFPRFDEWYAELDFTSLQLEQVLQSGFQKWAELADLSVDELREILSVGKRAKQQMINANLRLVVSIAKKYQNRGLDLLDLIQEGTLGLEKAVEKFDYRKGYHFSTYSYWWIRQGMTRAIATQSRSIRIPIHITEKLNLLKKTQRQLSQALGRTPKAEELAEKMEMTTFELRSFLSQIPRSISLETKVGEDYNTELVELIETDSATPEENLMLLSMRQDVSTLLDTLSEREAKILRLRYGFEDGKTYSLSDTAQMMHLSRERVRQIQAKAIQKLRQPNTRQQLHDYLEIIS, encoded by the coding sequence ATGCAAGAGTTGCCCTCCGCTTCTTCATCATCATCTGGGGAATTTCCGACGGTGACTTTTTCAGAAAAAACCCAATCGGCAAATCGACCTCCAAATTCCAGAGATTCTGTCAGGCTGTATTTACGAGATATTGGGCGAATTCCTCTGCTCACCAAAGAACAAGAGATTGATTTAGCCAGAAAGGTAAGGGCATCGAAAAAACTGATCGATTTGCGGGATAAACACGGGGAAGAGGAAAAGATTGCTGAATATATCAAGGTTTTTGAAGTTTATGAGTCTCTATCAAAAAAATTGTCTCGTTTTCCTCGTTTCGATGAATGGTATGCAGAGCTTGATTTCACCTCACTTCAATTAGAACAGGTTTTGCAGAGTGGTTTTCAAAAGTGGGCCGAGTTGGCTGATTTAAGTGTGGATGAGTTGAGAGAGATTTTGTCGGTGGGTAAAAGGGCAAAACAACAGATGATTAATGCAAATCTGCGTTTGGTGGTGTCCATTGCCAAGAAGTATCAAAACCGTGGTTTAGACTTGTTGGATTTGATTCAAGAGGGTACTTTGGGTTTGGAGAAGGCGGTGGAAAAATTTGATTATCGCAAGGGTTATCATTTCAGTACCTATTCCTATTGGTGGATTCGTCAAGGGATGACAAGGGCGATCGCAACTCAGAGCCGTTCTATCCGTATCCCTATCCATATTACCGAAAAATTAAATTTATTGAAAAAAACCCAAAGGCAACTATCCCAAGCCCTCGGTAGAACTCCCAAAGCCGAAGAGTTGGCGGAAAAAATGGAAATGACCACCTTTGAGTTACGTAGTTTCCTGAGTCAAATTCCTCGCTCTATTTCCCTAGAAACCAAGGTGGGAGAAGATTATAACACCGAATTGGTGGAACTAATTGAAACGGATTCCGCAACCCCCGAAGAAAATTTGATGCTATTGTCCATGCGTCAAGATGTCAGTACATTACTAGATACCTTGAGCGAAAGGGAGGCAAAAATATTACGTCTGCGTTACGGTTTCGAGGATGGAAAAACCTACTCTCTCAGTGATACCGCCCAGATGATGCACCTATCACGGGAAAGGGTCAGACAAATTCAAGCCAAGGCAATCCAAAAATTGAGACAACCCAACACCCGTCAACAATTACATGACTATTTAGAAATTATCAGTTAA
- a CDS encoding ABC transporter domain-containing protein (PFAM: ABC transporter; ABC transporter transmembrane region 2~COGs: COG4178 ABC-type uncharacterized transport system permease and ATPase components~InterProIPR017871:IPR010509:IPR003439:IPR017940:IPR 003593~KEGG: cyc:PCC7424_5296 ABC transporter domain protein~PFAM: ABC transporter domain-containing protein; ABC transporter related~SMART: AAA ATPase~SPTR: ABC transporter domain protein), translating to MNKKVNFNILKKFWNIAKLYWLGEEKKGAFTLLILLGLLLIGYTQLSVLLNRNQGELISTLAAKDEALFWGAVRSFLTVLVIYVPLFAGFSYVQSKLGLYWRKWLSEHFLGRYFANRSFYQLSAKYKEIDNPDQRISEDIRGFTQDSLLFLLVIVQSFLQVIAFSAVLWSISQQLVIFLLVYAIAGTIITAGVFGKKLVNLNFAQLQKEANFRFGLVRVRENSESIAFYQGEKQEEKHLINLFDDVYKNFNSLIIWQELYLGLFVNTFEFLPYVIPAIVVAPSVLSGDLEVGKVSEATGAFARVFFSLNIIVSRFQSLTSFAAGVNRLSGFYEFLKIEDKKPLDTKNKPIIDTITNGKLATKELTLQTPNYQNTLFNNLSLELPPQQGLLIMGSSGCGKSSLLRAIAGLWNSGTGVIYRPELDEMLFLPQRPYMIIGTLREQLTYPSVDKSISDQELQEVLNLVNLSNLAERFGGFEVEKDWGEVLSLGEQQRVAFARIFVNKPKYVILDEATSALDIDNEARLYHHLTLQNITYISVGHRESLKNYHQSMVRFNDDKSILVKN from the coding sequence ATGAACAAAAAAGTCAATTTTAATATCCTTAAAAAGTTCTGGAATATTGCCAAATTATATTGGTTAGGAGAAGAAAAAAAAGGAGCTTTTACCCTACTAATATTATTAGGATTACTATTAATCGGTTACACTCAATTAAGTGTATTATTAAACCGTAATCAGGGAGAATTAATATCTACTTTAGCCGCAAAAGATGAGGCCCTTTTTTGGGGTGCGGTGCGATCTTTTTTAACGGTGTTAGTAATTTATGTTCCCCTTTTTGCAGGGTTTTCCTATGTACAAAGTAAACTCGGTTTATATTGGCGAAAATGGTTGAGTGAGCATTTTTTGGGGCGATATTTTGCTAATCGTTCATTTTATCAGTTGAGTGCGAAATATAAGGAAATTGATAACCCAGATCAACGTATTTCTGAGGATATAAGGGGTTTTACCCAAGACTCTCTTTTGTTTTTACTGGTGATTGTGCAATCATTTTTACAGGTAATTGCTTTTAGTGCTGTTTTGTGGTCTATTTCTCAACAGTTAGTTATCTTTTTATTAGTATATGCGATCGCAGGTACCATTATCACAGCGGGGGTATTTGGAAAAAAATTAGTCAACCTCAATTTTGCCCAATTACAAAAAGAAGCTAACTTTCGCTTTGGTTTAGTAAGGGTGAGGGAAAATAGTGAATCTATTGCCTTTTATCAAGGGGAAAAACAAGAGGAAAAACACCTGATAAATTTATTCGACGATGTGTATAAAAACTTTAACTCTTTAATTATTTGGCAAGAATTATATTTAGGTTTATTTGTCAACACATTTGAGTTTTTACCCTATGTGATACCTGCTATAGTAGTCGCCCCTAGTGTTTTATCAGGGGATTTAGAAGTAGGCAAAGTCAGCGAAGCCACAGGAGCATTTGCCCGTGTCTTTTTCTCATTGAATATTATTGTCAGTCGCTTCCAATCCCTAACCAGTTTTGCCGCAGGAGTCAATCGTTTATCAGGTTTTTACGAGTTCTTAAAAATAGAAGATAAAAAACCTCTTGATACAAAAAATAAACCAATTATTGATACTATTACTAACGGTAAATTAGCTACCAAAGAATTAACTTTGCAAACCCCCAATTATCAAAATACTCTGTTTAATAATCTTTCCCTCGAATTACCACCCCAACAAGGGTTATTAATCATGGGTAGTAGTGGATGCGGTAAAAGTTCCCTACTAAGGGCGATCGCAGGATTATGGAATTCTGGCACAGGAGTAATTTATCGACCAGAATTAGACGAAATGCTCTTTTTACCCCAACGCCCTTATATGATTATTGGCACACTACGAGAACAATTAACCTATCCTAGTGTAGATAAATCCATAAGTGATCAAGAATTACAAGAGGTTTTAAACTTAGTTAACTTGTCTAATTTAGCGGAAAGATTTGGCGGTTTTGAAGTAGAAAAAGACTGGGGGGAAGTATTATCTTTGGGGGAACAACAAAGAGTTGCCTTTGCTCGTATCTTTGTTAATAAACCAAAATACGTCATATTAGATGAAGCTACCAGTGCCTTAGATATTGATAATGAGGCTCGTTTATACCATCATTTAACATTACAAAATATTACTTATATTAGTGTGGGACACCGTGAAAGTTTAAAAAATTATCATCAATCCATGGTTAGGTTTAATGATGATAAATCCATCTTGGTGAAAAATTAG
- a CDS encoding two component transcriptional regulator, winged helix family (PFAM: Response regulator receiver domain; Transcriptional regulatory protein, C terminal~COGs: COG0745 Response regulators consisting of a CheY-like receiver domain and a winged-helix DNA-binding domain~InterPro IPR005829:IPR001789:IPR001867~KEGG: cyc:PCC7424_3637 two component transcriptional regulator, winged helix family~PFAM: response regulator receiver; transcriptional regulator domain-containing protein~SMART: response regulator receiver~SPTR: Two component transcriptional regulator, winged helix family) encodes MSRILVIDDDPAISEFVAINLEMAGYDISQAEDGIKGQALALQLQPDLIMLDLMLPKVDGFTVCQRLRRDERTANIPVLMLTALGQTKNKVEGFNAGADDYLTKPFEVEEMLARVKALLRRSDRTPQSAKHSEILNYGPLTIVPERFEVIWFDKTIKLTHLEFELLHCLLQRHGQTVSPSDILKEVWGYDPNDDIETIRVHVRHLRTKLEPDPRRPRYIKTVYGAGYCLELPSD; translated from the coding sequence ATGTCTCGAATATTGGTCATTGATGATGATCCAGCGATCTCTGAATTCGTAGCAATTAACCTCGAAATGGCAGGATATGATATATCCCAAGCCGAAGATGGTATAAAAGGACAAGCCCTGGCCCTACAGCTACAACCAGATCTGATTATGTTAGATTTGATGTTACCGAAAGTAGATGGTTTTACCGTCTGCCAAAGGTTAAGAAGGGATGAACGTACTGCCAATATCCCTGTACTGATGTTAACTGCGTTGGGTCAAACAAAAAATAAAGTAGAAGGTTTTAATGCAGGTGCCGATGATTACCTCACCAAACCCTTTGAAGTGGAGGAAATGTTGGCACGGGTTAAGGCTTTGTTACGTAGGAGCGATCGCACCCCCCAAAGTGCCAAACATAGCGAAATTCTCAACTATGGGCCTTTGACCATCGTTCCCGAAAGATTTGAGGTGATTTGGTTTGATAAAACCATTAAACTAACCCATCTCGAATTTGAACTATTACACTGCCTACTGCAAAGACATGGGCAGACAGTTTCCCCTAGCGATATTCTCAAAGAAGTATGGGGATATGATCCCAACGATGACATTGAAACCATCAGGGTTCATGTGCGCCATCTGAGGACAAAACTAGAACCTGATCCCCGTCGTCCTCGTTATATTAAAACGGTATATGGTGCAGGATACTGCTTAGAATTGCCTAGCGATTAA
- a CDS encoding cell envelope-related transcriptional attenuator (PFAM: Cell envelope-related transcriptional attenuator domain~TIGRFAM: cell envelope-related function transcriptional attenuator common domain~COGs: COG1316 Transcriptional regulator~InterPro IPR004474~KEGG: cyc:PCC7424_2953 cell envelope-related transcriptional attenuator~PFAM: cell envelope-related transcriptional attenuator~SPTR: Cell envelope-related transcriptional attenuator;~TIGRFAM: cell envelope-related function transcriptional attenuator, LytR/CpsA family~manually curated), producing MVWGSTLILTAGASAMIGMSVALNGPLPFNLEDIWQKIEGVRQAGFSVLWQRKLDQPVNILVMGVDAQPGVASDSPQRFSARSDTILLVRFDPHNDSLRMLSIPRDSRMRFPNGNWDKVNAANAIGGVDLTVAVLQNNLNGVPIHRYVRITTESFRELVDAVGGVDVYVPIDMQYTDRTQGLYIDLKQGQQVLNGDQAEQFVRFRGDNKGDIGRVERQQIILRGVKQKLQSPTMVFRIPQLLNVVNNNIDTDLTNREVLTLLSFAQGLEQTNFDTTVLPGRPSSPREFRLSYWLISDNQKSQVIRPYLNNN from the coding sequence ATTGTATGGGGAAGTACCTTAATCTTAACGGCAGGTGCTTCGGCTATGATAGGAATGTCTGTGGCTTTAAATGGACCTCTTCCCTTCAACCTAGAAGACATCTGGCAAAAAATAGAAGGAGTAAGACAGGCAGGTTTTAGCGTTCTATGGCAAAGAAAGTTAGATCAACCTGTTAATATTTTGGTGATGGGAGTTGATGCTCAACCGGGAGTTGCATCGGATTCGCCCCAAAGATTTTCTGCCCGTAGCGACACCATCCTCTTAGTAAGATTTGATCCTCATAATGATAGTTTGAGGATGTTGTCTATACCCAGGGATAGCCGTATGAGATTTCCTAATGGTAATTGGGATAAGGTTAATGCAGCTAATGCCATTGGTGGTGTAGATTTAACGGTGGCGGTATTACAAAACAATCTTAATGGTGTTCCTATCCATCGATATGTGCGCATCACCACAGAATCTTTTCGGGAATTGGTTGATGCGGTGGGGGGAGTAGATGTTTATGTACCCATTGATATGCAATATACCGATCGCACTCAGGGACTATATATTGACTTAAAACAAGGGCAACAGGTATTAAACGGAGATCAAGCAGAACAATTTGTACGTTTTCGGGGTGATAATAAAGGAGATATTGGCAGAGTGGAAAGACAGCAGATTATACTACGGGGAGTAAAACAAAAGTTACAATCTCCCACCATGGTATTTAGAATACCCCAACTGTTAAATGTTGTTAATAACAACATTGATACTGATTTGACCAATCGGGAGGTGCTTACTCTACTTTCCTTTGCCCAAGGATTAGAGCAAACAAATTTTGACACAACGGTATTACCAGGGCGCCCTAGTAGTCCTAGAGAATTTCGTCTTAGTTATTGGCTGATTTCGGATAATCAAAAAAGTCAGGTTATTCGACCTTATTTGAACAATAATTAG
- a CDS encoding NUDIX hydrolase (PFAM: NUDIX domain~COGs: COG1051 ADP-ribose pyrophosphatase~InterPro IPR000086:IPR020476~KEGG: syp:SYNPCC7002_A0616 mutator, NUDIX family protein~PFAM: NUDIX hydrolase~SPTR: Mutator, NUDIX family protein) encodes MAVDVDTVIYKNPAPTVDIIIEMDSMASVAPKSAYQFASHSFAPILLIERKFDPLGWAIPGGFVDYGESVETAAVREALEEVSLKVELVEQFYVYSDPHRDKRKHTISIVFIAKAEGSPQADDDALNVGVFPLWDLPQNLCFDHHRILADYIHYKLTGDRPSKK; translated from the coding sequence ATGGCGGTAGATGTTGATACGGTGATTTATAAAAATCCTGCCCCCACGGTGGACATTATCATCGAAATGGATTCTATGGCATCTGTGGCACCCAAATCAGCTTATCAATTTGCCAGTCATTCGTTTGCCCCCATTCTCCTCATTGAGCGTAAATTTGACCCTCTGGGATGGGCTATTCCGGGGGGATTTGTGGATTATGGCGAGTCGGTGGAAACGGCGGCGGTACGGGAGGCATTGGAGGAGGTGAGTTTAAAGGTGGAATTGGTGGAGCAATTTTATGTTTATTCTGACCCCCATAGGGATAAAAGGAAGCATACCATCAGTATTGTTTTTATTGCGAAGGCAGAGGGAAGCCCCCAGGCCGATGATGATGCTTTAAATGTGGGTGTGTTTCCTCTTTGGGATTTACCTCAAAATCTCTGTTTTGATCACCATCGTATCTTAGCAGATTATATCCATTATAAGCTAACGGGCGATCGCCCCAGTAAAAAGTAA